A genomic window from Hyla sarda isolate aHylSar1 chromosome 10, aHylSar1.hap1, whole genome shotgun sequence includes:
- the C10HXorf65 gene encoding uncharacterized protein CXorf65 homolog gives MFITVFYGDGEEMLFNINCKVQLLLESIKNLCHYENEGDIDLADESGQVKNLLENQLRYANELLGERETCVLLAVTRSSESSDVIFTPLLNDDTIVNAKFLAKLGNWGDSKDPSRKLKSKKSNRKGTVVISTPPEGHMPFGPS, from the exons ACGGGGAAGAGATGTTGTTTAACATCAATTGTAAAGTTCAGCTCCTTCTGGAAAGTATCAAGAACTTGTGTCACTATGAAaatgaag GGGATATAGATCTTGCAGATGAGAGTGGACAGGTGAAGAACCTTCTGGAGAACCAGCTGCGCTATGCCAATGAGCTGCTTGGAGAGAGGGAGACCTGTGTCCTCCTCGCTGTGACCA GGTCCTCGGAGTCCTCAGATGTCATATTTACCCCATTACTAAATGATGATACCATTGTGAATGCCAAATTTCTAG CAAAGTTGGGAAATTGGGGAGACTCCAAAGACCCCAGTCGTAAGCTGAAATCCAAAAAGTCTAACAGAAAAGGCACTGTGGTGATTTCCACCCCTCCTGAAG GTCACATGCCCTTTGGACCTTCTTGA